The Herpetosiphonaceae bacterium genome segment TCACCTGCGACGCCGACTCGGTGCAGTAGAGCTTGACGATCGACGATTCGATCGTGGCCGGCTTGCGGGCGTCCACCAGCGCGGCGCAGTGATAGACGATCTCTTCCATCGTGTAGATCTTGACTGCCATCTCGGCCAGCTTGAACTGGATCGCCTGGAACTCGGCGATGGGCCGACCAAACTGCT includes the following:
- a CDS encoding acyl-CoA dehydrogenase family protein, with product QFGRPIAEFQAIQFKLAEMAVKIYTMEEIVYHCAALVDARKPATIESSIVKLYCTESASQVIDEAIQIHGGMGFSRELPLERMYRDARVTRIFEGTNEIQKHVIARELLKQVGYKPKG